A genomic region of Microbacterium schleiferi contains the following coding sequences:
- a CDS encoding DHA2 family efflux MFS transporter permease subunit yields the protein MQNRRWLGLVFISIAVSLIIVDSTIVNVAIPAIVDDLGITSTQVQWVQEAYTLVFASLLLVFGSLADRFGRRRIMLLGVVIFVVSSIAAAFAPTGDLLILARLVQGVGGAMILPTTLSLINATFRGRERGIAFAVWGSTIGGMAAVGPLLGGWLTTAFSWRWAFGINIPLGILIVIGVLLTVAESRDENTRSIDIIGGALSFITFGALVFGLIEGRTLGWWATDGDFVIGSWTWPWALSPVPIAFLIAILGAIGFITWGIHRERTGRVSLLSFSLFRIGTFRNGNIAAMLVSLGEFGIILSLPLWLQFVLGFDALQTGLILLALAGGSFVASGAAAAASSRIPAVWVVRVGLAAEIIGVVWVGLVIAPDATWGWLIPALFVYGFGVGLATAQLTGVILVDVPVERSGQGSGTQSTARQIGSALGIAILGTVLFTSTAGILTSSLADQGVPSDQSDKIVTAVVQSAGGAIAQLEQSPATAAAADAAKAAFSDGTRYAAFTAAGFLAVGLMATLALPSRRAGSDDTEEAPKTAAG from the coding sequence ATGCAGAATCGTCGCTGGCTCGGCCTGGTGTTCATCAGCATCGCCGTCTCGCTCATCATCGTCGACTCCACCATCGTCAACGTCGCAATCCCAGCCATCGTCGATGACCTCGGGATCACCTCCACGCAGGTGCAGTGGGTGCAGGAGGCCTACACCCTCGTGTTCGCCTCGCTGCTGCTGGTGTTCGGATCGTTGGCAGACCGATTCGGGCGACGACGCATCATGCTCCTCGGTGTCGTGATCTTCGTCGTCTCCTCGATCGCGGCGGCCTTCGCGCCCACCGGTGATCTGCTGATCCTCGCGCGCCTGGTGCAGGGCGTCGGCGGCGCCATGATCCTGCCGACGACGCTGTCGCTGATCAACGCCACCTTCCGCGGTCGGGAGCGAGGGATCGCCTTCGCCGTCTGGGGCTCGACGATCGGCGGCATGGCGGCGGTCGGGCCGCTGCTGGGCGGATGGCTCACGACGGCGTTCTCGTGGCGCTGGGCGTTCGGCATCAACATCCCCCTCGGCATCCTCATCGTCATCGGCGTGCTGTTGACGGTCGCCGAGTCGCGCGACGAGAACACGCGCTCGATCGACATCATTGGCGGGGCACTCTCGTTCATCACGTTCGGTGCGCTCGTGTTCGGCCTCATCGAGGGGCGCACCCTCGGGTGGTGGGCAACCGACGGCGACTTCGTCATTGGGTCCTGGACGTGGCCGTGGGCGCTGTCCCCGGTTCCCATCGCCTTCCTCATCGCCATCCTCGGAGCGATCGGCTTCATCACCTGGGGTATCCATCGGGAACGCACGGGTCGCGTCTCGCTACTCTCGTTCAGCCTCTTCCGCATCGGCACATTCCGAAACGGCAATATTGCGGCCATGCTCGTCTCGCTCGGCGAGTTCGGCATCATCCTGTCGCTGCCGCTGTGGTTGCAGTTCGTGCTCGGATTCGACGCGCTGCAAACGGGTCTCATCCTCCTCGCCCTCGCGGGCGGCTCGTTCGTCGCCAGCGGCGCGGCCGCTGCTGCGAGCTCGCGCATCCCCGCGGTGTGGGTCGTTCGCGTGGGTCTTGCCGCCGAGATCATCGGCGTCGTGTGGGTCGGGCTCGTCATCGCCCCGGATGCCACGTGGGGATGGCTCATCCCGGCGCTGTTCGTCTACGGGTTCGGCGTCGGTCTTGCCACGGCCCAGCTGACCGGCGTCATTCTCGTGGACGTCCCCGTCGAACGCAGCGGCCAAGGATCGGGCACGCAATCCACCGCGCGTCAGATCGGTTCGGCGCTGGGGATTGCGATCCTCGGCACTGTCCTGTTCACGAGCACCGCCGGAATCCTCACCTCGAGTCTTGCCGACCAGGGTGTCCCGAGCGATCAGTCAGACAAGATCGTAACGGCCGTCGTCCAGAGCGCCGGCGGCGCGATCGCGCAGCTCGAACAGTCGCCGGCGACGGCTGCCGCCGCGGATGCCGCGAAGGCTGCCTTCTCGGACGGCACTCGCTACGCCGCCTTCACCGCAGCCGGATTCCTCGCCGTGGGGCTGATGGCAACACTCGCCCTGCCGTCCCGCCGGGCCGGGAGCGATGACACCGAGGAAGCACCGAAGACCGCCGCGGGGTAA
- a CDS encoding MFS transporter — protein sequence MSARGMARHLDSLRFGATHRKVWILSALGIMLDGFDFFIMGVAIPLIVAKWNISPLETGMVSSAAIVGAIVGASVMGRISDRIGRKLAFRIDLGMFVVFAFASALAPDIWWLILFRFLLGIGVGADYPISSSYVAEISPRRLRSRLLIGAFSFQAVGQLLGALVGLLVLSLDPVPDAWRWMLAFGVIPALIIVILRRSVPESPMWLASVRRYDEAIDSVTQFTGRTLTIDEVREISEEGAVAGVVRPTEARVTRAEQKQLFSKGVRGTTALTAIPWFFMDIATYGVGVFTPTILAALALSSSANTQFIADDITSTEGAAFLDIFLVVGFAAAILLVRKLGLIVMQVTGFIVMGVGLVVLGITGFLPQDSPLQLALVFSAFAAFNLFMNAGPNSTTFALPAVAFRTENRGAGAGLAAAAGKTGAAVGTFFFPIMQADLGLFPTLVIIAAGCLTAAAVTVAFRARARAGVEGDGDARTIPVDPVRG from the coding sequence ATGTCAGCGCGTGGGATGGCCCGGCACCTCGATAGCCTGCGTTTCGGCGCCACCCACCGAAAGGTGTGGATCCTCTCCGCCCTGGGGATCATGCTCGATGGCTTCGACTTCTTCATCATGGGAGTCGCGATCCCCCTCATCGTCGCGAAGTGGAACATCTCTCCGCTGGAGACCGGCATGGTCTCGAGCGCGGCGATCGTCGGCGCGATCGTGGGAGCGTCGGTCATGGGCCGGATCTCGGATCGGATCGGCCGGAAGCTCGCGTTCCGCATCGACCTCGGCATGTTCGTTGTCTTCGCGTTCGCGTCGGCACTCGCCCCCGACATCTGGTGGCTCATCCTCTTCCGGTTCCTGCTGGGGATCGGCGTCGGGGCTGACTATCCGATCTCGTCGAGTTATGTGGCCGAGATCTCACCGCGACGCCTGCGATCGAGGCTCCTGATCGGGGCCTTCAGCTTTCAAGCGGTGGGCCAACTGCTCGGCGCGCTCGTTGGTCTGCTCGTGCTCTCGCTTGACCCTGTTCCGGATGCGTGGAGATGGATGCTCGCCTTCGGCGTCATCCCGGCGCTCATCATCGTCATCCTGCGGCGCAGTGTCCCCGAGAGTCCGATGTGGCTCGCATCGGTGCGCAGGTACGACGAGGCTATTGACTCGGTCACGCAGTTCACCGGACGCACGCTGACGATCGACGAGGTCCGCGAGATCTCCGAAGAGGGAGCGGTCGCTGGCGTGGTCCGACCCACCGAGGCGCGCGTGACCAGGGCCGAGCAGAAGCAGCTCTTCTCGAAGGGTGTGCGGGGCACGACGGCGCTGACGGCGATCCCGTGGTTCTTCATGGACATCGCGACCTACGGCGTCGGGGTCTTCACGCCGACGATCCTTGCGGCGCTGGCCCTATCGTCGTCGGCGAACACGCAGTTCATCGCCGATGACATCACCTCCACGGAGGGCGCGGCGTTCCTCGACATCTTCCTCGTGGTCGGGTTCGCTGCCGCAATTCTCCTCGTCAGGAAACTCGGGCTCATCGTGATGCAGGTGACGGGCTTCATCGTGATGGGCGTGGGGCTCGTCGTGCTCGGGATCACCGGCTTCCTGCCCCAGGACTCGCCGCTCCAACTCGCCCTGGTCTTCTCGGCGTTCGCGGCGTTCAATCTCTTCATGAATGCGGGTCCGAACTCGACGACGTTCGCGCTTCCCGCAGTTGCTTTCCGCACTGAGAATCGAGGGGCGGGCGCGGGGCTTGCCGCTGCCGCAGGCAAGACGGGAGCTGCCGTGGGCACCTTCTTCTTCCCGATCATGCAGGCAGACCTCGGGCTGTTCCCGACCCTGGTGATCATCGCCGCTGGCTGCCTGACCGCCGCGGCGGTCACCGTCGCGTTCCGCGCTCGTGCCCGCGCAGGCGTCGAGGGCGACGGTGACGCGCGCACGATCCCGGTCGATCCCGTACGAGGCTGA